One genomic window of Plasmodium coatneyi strain Hackeri chromosome 12, complete sequence includes the following:
- a CDS encoding Mog1-like protein — MAAALHERHFFDKFIKMNIPDDYLDASRFRVIPDNQEVYVHKFEDKCLIIEILCFQNVNIQEKGNFYFYDLAKENDSVENIIITSNHSVSHSQGNYILLVGRQKIKKNNSSTYEPILLYLCIFPMEEHNADVLITWNVPKGNMDVHPELETFNEMVQSFRILDYSLFV; from the coding sequence ATGGCTGCGGCGTTGCACGAGAGGCACTTCTTCGACAAGTTCATCAAAATGAACATCCCGGATGACTACCTGGACGCGTCGCGTTTCAGAGTAATCCCAGACAACCAAGAAGTGTACGTACATAAGTTTGAGGACAAATGTTTGATCATAGAAATTCTGTGCTTtcaaaatgtgaatataCAAGAGAAGGGCAATTTCTATTTCTACGATTTAGCCAAAGAAAATGATAGCGTAGAAAATATTATCATAACGAGTAACCATTCAGTGTCCCATTCGCAGGGAAATTACATTCTCCTAGTTGGCCGtcagaaaattaaaaaaaataactctAGTACCTATGAACCTATTTTACTATACCTCTGTATTTTCCCCATGGAGGAGCACAATGCAGATGTACTAATAACTTGGAACGTGCCAAAGGGGAACATGGATGTTCACCCCGAGTTGGAGACTTTTAACGAAATGGTGCAGTCCTTCAGAATACTAGACTACAGTTTATTCGTTTGA